In the genome of Pongo pygmaeus isolate AG05252 chromosome 9, NHGRI_mPonPyg2-v2.0_pri, whole genome shotgun sequence, one region contains:
- the RPS25 gene encoding small ribosomal subunit protein eS25, producing MPPKDDKKKKDAGKSAKKDKDPVNKSGGKAKKKKWSKGKVRDKLNNLVLFDKATYDKLCKEVPNYKLITPAVVSERLKIRGSLARAALQELLSKGLIKLVSKHRAQVIYTRNTKGGDAPAAGEDA from the exons ATG CCGCCCAAGGACGACAAGAAGAAGAAGGACGCTGGAAAGTCGGCCAAGAAAGACAAAGACCCAGTGAACAAATCCGGGGGCAAGGCCAAAAAGAAG AAGTGGTCCAAAGGCAAAGTTCGGGACAAGCTCAATAACTTAGTCTTGTTTGACAAAGCTACCTATGACAAACTCTGTAAGGAAGTTCCCAACTATAAACTTATAACCCCAGCTGTGGTCTCTGAGAGACTGAAGATTCGAGGCTCCCTGGCCAGGGCAGCCCTTCAGGAGCTCCTTAGTAAAG GACTTATCAAACTGGTTTCAAAGCACAGAGCTCAAGTAATTTACACCAGAAATACCAAGGGTGGAGATGCTCCAGCTGCTGGTGAAGATGCATGA
- the TRAPPC4 gene encoding trafficking protein particle complex subunit 4 isoform X2: protein MAGTRPTGKRCWSIWVTLLITRCPFDLAGPASLLMRSSCWPPCSTRIKFVVLADPRQAGIDSLLRKIYEIYSDFALKNPFYSLEMPIRCELFDQNLKLALEVAEKAGTFGPGS, encoded by the exons ATGGCAGGTACACGGCCGACGGGAAAGAGGTGCTGGAGTATCTGGGTAACCCTGCTAATTACCCGGTGTCCATTCGATTTGGCCGGCCCCGCCTCACTTCTAATGAGAAGCTCATGCTGGCCTCCATGTTCCACTC GGATCAAATTTGTGGTTCTAGCAGATCCTAGGCAAGCTGGAATAGATTCTCTTCTCCGAAAGATTTATGAGATTTACTCAGACTTTGCCCTCAAGAATCCATTCTACTCCTTAGAGATGCCCATCAG GTGTGAGCTCTTTGACCAGAACCTGAAGCTAGCTCTGGAGGTGGCAGAGAAGGCTGGAACTTTTGGACCTGGGTCATAG
- the SLC37A4 gene encoding glucose-6-phosphate exchanger SLC37A4 isoform X2 has protein sequence MAAQGYGYYRTVIFSAMFGGYSLYYFNRKTFSFVMPSLVEEIPLDKDDLGLITSSQSAAYAISKFVSGVLSDQMSARWLFSSGLLLVGLVNIFFSWSSTVPVFAALWFLNGLAQGLGWPPCGKVLRKWFEPSQFGTWWAILSTSMNLAGGLGPILATILAQSYSWRSTLALSGALCVVVSFLCLLLIHNEPADVGLRNLDPMPSKGKKGSLKEESTLQELLLSPYLWVLSTGYLVVFGVKTCCTDWGQFFLIQEKGQSALVGSSYMSALEVGGLVGSIAAGYLSDRAMAKAGLSNYGNPRHGLLLFMMAGMTVSMYLFRVTVTSDSPKLWILVLGAVFGFSSYGPIALFGVIANESAPPKLCGTSHAIVGLMANVGGFLAGLPFSTIAKHYSWSTAFWVAEVICAASTAAFFLLRNIRTKMGRVSKKAE, from the exons ATGGCAGCCCAGGGCTATGGCTATTATCGCACTGTGATCTTCTCAGCCATGTTTGGGGGCTACAGCCTGTATTACTTCAATCGCAAGACCTTCTCCTTTGTCATGCCATCATTGGTGGAAGAGATCCCTTTGGACAAGGATGATTTGG GGCTCATCACCAGCAGCCAGTCGGCAGCTTATGCTATCAGCAAGTTTGTCAGTGGGGTGCTGTCTGACCAGATGAGTGCTCGCTGGCTCTTCTCTTCTGGGCTGCTCCTGGTTGGCCTGGTCAACATATTCTTTTCCTGGAGCTCCACAGTACCTGTCTTTGCTGCCCTCTGGTTCCTTAATGGCCTGGCCCAGGGGCTGGGCTGGCCCCCATGTGGGAAGGTCCTGCGGAAG TGGTTTGAGCCATCTCAGTTTGGCACTTGGTGGGCCATCCTATCAACCAGCATGAACCTGGCTGGAGGGCTGGGCCCTATCCTGGCAACCATCCTCGCCCAGAGCTACAGCTGGCGCAGCACGCTGGCCCTGTCTGGGGCACTGTGTGTGGTTGTCTCCTtcctctgtctcctgctcatccACAATGAACCTGCTGATGTTGGACTCCGCAACCTGGACCCCATGCCCTCTAAGGGCAAGAAGG GCTCCTTGAAGGAGGAGAGCACCCTACAGGAGCTGCTGCTGTCCCCTTACCTGTGGGTGCTCTCCACTGGTTACCTTGTGGTGTTTGGAGTAAAGACCTGCTGTACTGACTGGGGCCAGTTCTTCCTTATCCAGGAGAAAGGACAGTCAGCCCTTGTAG GTAGCTCCTACATGAGTGCCCTGGAAGTTGGGGGCCTTGTAGGCAGCATCGCAGCTGGCTACCTGTCAGACCGGGCCATGGCAAAG GCGGGACTGTCCAACTATGGGAACCCTCGCCATGGCCTGTTGCTGTTCATGATGGCTGGCATGACAGTGTCCATGTACCTCTTCCGGGTAACAGTGACCAGTGACTCCCCCAAG CTCTGGATCCTGGTATTAGGAGCTGTATTTGGTTTCTCCTCGTATGGCCCCATTGCCCTGTTTGGAGTCATAGCCAATGAGAGCGCCCCTCCCAAATTGTGTGGCACCTCCCACGCCATTGTGGGACTCATGGCCAATG TGGGCGGCTTTCTGGCTGGGCTGCCCTTCAGCACCATTGCCAAGCACTACAGTTGGAGCACAGCATTCTGGGTGGCTGAAGTGATTTGTGCAGCCAGCACAGCTGCCTTCTTCCTCCTACGAAACATCCGCACCAAGATGGGCCGAGTGTCCAAGAAGGCTGAGTGA
- the TRAPPC4 gene encoding trafficking protein particle complex subunit 4 isoform X1, whose amino-acid sequence MAIFSVYVVNKAGGLIYQLDSYAPRAEAEKTFSYPLDLLLKLHDERVLVAFGQRDGIRVGHAVLAINGMDVNGRYTADGKEVLEYLGNPANYPVSIRFGRPRLTSNEKLMLASMFHSLFAIGSQLSPEQGSSGIEMLETDTFKLHCYQTLTGIKFVVLADPRQAGIDSLLRKIYEIYSDFALKNPFYSLEMPIRCELFDQNLKLALEVAEKAGTFGPGS is encoded by the exons ATGGCGATTTTTAGTGTGTATGTGGTGAACAAAGCTGGCGGCTTGATTTACCAGTTGGACAGCTACGCGCCacgggctgaggctgagaaaacTTTCAGTTACCCGCTGGATCTGCTGCTTAAGCTACACGATGAGCGTGTGTTGGTTGCTTTCGGCCAACGGGACGGCATCCGAG TGGGTCATGCAGTGCTGGCCATCAATGGCATGGACGTGAATGGCAGGTACACGGCCGACGGGAAAGAGGTGCTGGAGTATCTGGGTAACCCTGCTAATTACCCGGTGTCCATTCGATTTGGCCGGCCCCGCCTCACTTCTAATGAGAAGCTCATGCTGGCCTCCATGTTCCACTC GCTCTTTGCCATCGGCTCCCAGCTGTCTCCTGAACAGGGAAGCTCAGGCATTGAGATGCTGGAGACAGACACATTCAAATTGCACTGCTACCAGACACTGACAG GGATCAAATTTGTGGTTCTAGCAGATCCTAGGCAAGCTGGAATAGATTCTCTTCTCCGAAAGATTTATGAGATTTACTCAGACTTTGCCCTCAAGAATCCATTCTACTCCTTAGAGATGCCCATCAG GTGTGAGCTCTTTGACCAGAACCTGAAGCTAGCTCTGGAGGTGGCAGAGAAGGCTGGAACTTTTGGACCTGGGTCATAG
- the SLC37A4 gene encoding glucose-6-phosphate exchanger SLC37A4 isoform X1, producing the protein MAAQGYGYYRTVIFSAMFGGYSLYYFNRKTFSFVMPSLVEEIPLDKDDLGLITSSQSAAYAISKFVSGVLSDQMSARWLFSSGLLLVGLVNIFFSWSSTVPVFAALWFLNGLAQGLGWPPCGKVLRKWFEPSQFGTWWAILSTSMNLAGGLGPILATILAQSYSWRSTLALSGALCVVVSFLCLLLIHNEPADVGLRNLDPMPSKGKKGSLKEESTLQELLLSPYLWVLSTGYLVVFGVKTCCTDWGQFFLIQEKGQSALVGSSYMSALEVGGLVGSIAAGYLSDRAMAKAGLSNYGNPRHGLLLFMMAGMTVSMYLFRVTVTSDSPKDVAFWTLALHPLAELTGFTEHELWILVLGAVFGFSSYGPIALFGVIANESAPPKLCGTSHAIVGLMANVGGFLAGLPFSTIAKHYSWSTAFWVAEVICAASTAAFFLLRNIRTKMGRVSKKAE; encoded by the exons ATGGCAGCCCAGGGCTATGGCTATTATCGCACTGTGATCTTCTCAGCCATGTTTGGGGGCTACAGCCTGTATTACTTCAATCGCAAGACCTTCTCCTTTGTCATGCCATCATTGGTGGAAGAGATCCCTTTGGACAAGGATGATTTGG GGCTCATCACCAGCAGCCAGTCGGCAGCTTATGCTATCAGCAAGTTTGTCAGTGGGGTGCTGTCTGACCAGATGAGTGCTCGCTGGCTCTTCTCTTCTGGGCTGCTCCTGGTTGGCCTGGTCAACATATTCTTTTCCTGGAGCTCCACAGTACCTGTCTTTGCTGCCCTCTGGTTCCTTAATGGCCTGGCCCAGGGGCTGGGCTGGCCCCCATGTGGGAAGGTCCTGCGGAAG TGGTTTGAGCCATCTCAGTTTGGCACTTGGTGGGCCATCCTATCAACCAGCATGAACCTGGCTGGAGGGCTGGGCCCTATCCTGGCAACCATCCTCGCCCAGAGCTACAGCTGGCGCAGCACGCTGGCCCTGTCTGGGGCACTGTGTGTGGTTGTCTCCTtcctctgtctcctgctcatccACAATGAACCTGCTGATGTTGGACTCCGCAACCTGGACCCCATGCCCTCTAAGGGCAAGAAGG GCTCCTTGAAGGAGGAGAGCACCCTACAGGAGCTGCTGCTGTCCCCTTACCTGTGGGTGCTCTCCACTGGTTACCTTGTGGTGTTTGGAGTAAAGACCTGCTGTACTGACTGGGGCCAGTTCTTCCTTATCCAGGAGAAAGGACAGTCAGCCCTTGTAG GTAGCTCCTACATGAGTGCCCTGGAAGTTGGGGGCCTTGTAGGCAGCATCGCAGCTGGCTACCTGTCAGACCGGGCCATGGCAAAG GCGGGACTGTCCAACTATGGGAACCCTCGCCATGGCCTGTTGCTGTTCATGATGGCTGGCATGACAGTGTCCATGTACCTCTTCCGGGTAACAGTGACCAGTGACTCCCCCAAG GATGTTGCTTTCTGGACTCTGGCTCTTCACCCTCTCGCGGAGCTCACAGGCTTTACAGAGCATGAG CTCTGGATCCTGGTATTAGGAGCTGTATTTGGTTTCTCCTCGTATGGCCCCATTGCCCTGTTTGGAGTCATAGCCAATGAGAGCGCCCCTCCCAAATTGTGTGGCACCTCCCACGCCATTGTGGGACTCATGGCCAATG TGGGCGGCTTTCTGGCTGGGCTGCCCTTCAGCACCATTGCCAAGCACTACAGTTGGAGCACAGCATTCTGGGTGGCTGAAGTGATTTGTGCAGCCAGCACAGCTGCCTTCTTCCTCCTACGAAACATCCGCACCAAGATGGGCCGAGTGTCCAAGAAGGCTGAGTGA